Proteins co-encoded in one Amia ocellicauda isolate fAmiCal2 chromosome 11, fAmiCal2.hap1, whole genome shotgun sequence genomic window:
- the LOC136762759 gene encoding uncharacterized protein LOC136762759 — protein sequence MNATETSCMVECCNTTACLNATLKSLNTSAGTTMAPSATTTAQSSATTAANLKKVVSGSEMTWTASCSNSCLKSGLVTCSSTAVDCMQECCNATSTASCLKLNGSVNMPSSAGPATVPSLMALLTAALLVWVFNGQPWSPLRQ from the exons ATGAATGCCACAGAGACCTCCTGCATGGTGGAGTGCTGCAACACCACGGCCTGCCTCAATGCCACGCTGAAGAGCCTCAACACCAGCGCAG GGACAACAATGGCCCCATCAGCTACCACCACCGCTCAATCCTCTGCCACCACGGCTGCCAAT CTGAAGAAGGTGGTCTCCGGCTCCGAGATGACCTGGACGGCCAGCTGCAGCAACTCGTGTCTGAAGAGCGGCCTGGTGACCTGCAGCTCCACGGCAGTGGACTGCATGCAGGAATGCTGCAACGCCACCAGCACCGCCTCCTGCCTCAAGCTCAACGGCAGCGTCAACATGCCGAGCAGCGCGGGCCCCGCCACCGTCCCGTCGCTGATGGCCCTCCTGACCGCCGCCCTGCTGGTCTGGGTCTTCAACGGCCAGCCGTGGTCCCCTCTCCGCCAGTAG